The Bacillota bacterium LX-D region ACCATTTGAGACAATCACCGCGAACGAAACTCATGTGAAGGCAGCGCATATCAAGACGTTCCGAATTGCTGTAAACATCGTGCGGAGTTATTACGGTCTATCCCCCGCAATTTGGAATGAGGACATTGCCGCCGGAAAAACCACGGTCAAAAACTGGCCATTCCATATTACGGAGCTTCGAAAAGCCATCGAGCCCGTCATTACTGTAGTCAACGGTTTCGATTCCTCATCGGTCTTTGATGTCCCGCCTGTAACATGGCTGTCCATTGGAACCGGCCGACCCAAAGCTGCGGTCATGAACCAGCTGCGGGAACTGCTCCTGTCCCTGTAGCCAGATATATGTTTCAGCGTTCTCGCTGTGGCGGGAGCGCTTTTTATATACCAAAATTCACATATGGAGGTTTTGTAAAGTTTGAAACAAAATCTTGAAGCGCAGTAAAAAAGGGCAAGACAAAACAGACCGTCTACAAGGCGGTCAAAAAGGAGAAACAGCGAATTAAGAAGAAACTGGAATAAGAATAGATTCGGTGAGAATATAACCCATACGAGTTAACAAAGAGACGGCTTGCTCTTGTGAGATTTGTCGAGAAATCGGCAGGTGGTCAGCAACAGAATACAGAGATGGATTGTAAGCCTCGCCTTTTTTCAGTATCTGGTAGATTGCCGTTAACAATCTGCGAGCGATGGCGATTGTTGCTTTCTTTCCGCCGCGACGCTTTTTCAAAGCCTGATGTTTTCCGCGCACTTCGGGATATTTTTCGCTGCGGCTTGACGCAAGAGCAATCTGTACCAAGAGCGGCTTGATATAAGCGCCGGATTTTCCAATTCGTGTTGTTTTCTTCTTACCTGCACTCTCGTTGTTTTGAGGCGTAAGGCCCGCCCAAGAACAGAGGTGTTTGGATGTTTCGAAGACAGACATGTCGGCACCTATTTCTGCAAGAATACGGATAGCGGTAAAAGCATCGTTTATGCCAGGAACGGTCAAGAGAAGCTCAATTTGCGGAATGTACTTTTCCGCAATACTTAGAATCAAAGATTCCAAATCTGCCTTGTGTCTTTCAAGAGAATCCATATGGTTACGGATAATTTTGAGTTTCTCGGCTTGTTCCGGTTCAAATCTACCGTCCACAGCTTCTTGAATCTGAGCGATGGGTGTCTTGCAACGACCGTCAACGAAGGGTGTAACATCAAAGCTTTCTCCTGGATGCTCCAACAATTGAGTGGTGATGGCGGATGCGCTCTTCCCGAACACATTACTAAACACGTCATCGAGTTTGAAGTTGGAGACGGTAAGGCAATTTTGCGCTCTGTTCTTTTCTCCCGTCATATAGGCGGTGAGTTTACACCAGTAGCGGCAAAGGTCTCTGAGTTGACGGATATCTTTCGGAGGGATAAAGCTCCCGCGAACAAGATCATGCTTGAAAAGGTCTGCAATCCATTGAGCATCCTTTTTGTCTGTTTTCTTGCCCTTTATGGCTTTGACAAACTTGGGATGGCTGACTACGAGATTGCATGAGACCTCCAAGATATTGTGAACTGGGAACCAATACTTTCCCGTGGATTCCATACAGACGTCCCGGCAATCATTGAATGAGAGCCAATCACGAAGCAAACGCAGACCTCCCGAGTAAGTGGAGAAACGGCGTGATTGGTATTGCGTTACTCCCTGAATATTAGTAGATGCAATACAGGCGATTACAAAATCCCTGTGAACGTCCATTCCGCAGCAGATTGGATATACAATTTTGAGTTTTCCCATAGCAACACCTCACAAGGTAATTTTAAGGGCAGTCAGGGACTGGACATTCTGCTAAAAACGAGTTGCGTTTTTACAAAGATAAGTTTACAGGCTTAAAGTCCTACTCATTGGTGCTTGAAAGAATGTCCGACAACCTATAATGAAGCGCAGTTACAGCAAGCTGCACCGCACCTACCTCCTCGTGTTCTGTAGTTTAACTGCACTCATAGCGATTTTAACACAAATATTCTAAATTGTTGTGAATGGCACCTTCGTTTCATTCCTCGTTGGTGCCTTTCGCAGAAAGGCATGGTTATAATGAAAGAAGTATGGAACTGGATTCAAGTATTAGTGGCAGCGATAGGCGGCTTTTTCGGCTGGTTTTTCGGTGGCTTTGACGGCTTCCTCTACGCGCTGTTCGTGTTCGTAGTCGTGGACTACATTACCGGCGTCATGTGTGCCATCGCAGACAAAAAGCTGTCCAGCGAGGTCGGCTTTAAGGGCATCTGCAAGAAGGTGCTGATTTTCGCAATGGTGGGCGTCGGGCATATCATGGACATCTATCTCATCGGAAACGGCGAGGTTCTTCGTACCGCCGTTATCTTTTTCTACTGCTCCAATGAGGGCGTGTCCATGCTGGAGAACGCGGCGCACCTGGGATTACCTATCCCCGACAAGCTCAAGGCAGCTTTGGAACAGCTTCACGGGCGGAGCGACGATTCAACAAAGCCGGGTGATGGTGCATGATTGATCTTAAAAAGTCCGCGAC contains the following coding sequences:
- a CDS encoding IS110 family transposase → MGKLKIVYPICCGMDVHRDFVIACIASTNIQGVTQYQSRRFSTYSGGLRLLRDWLSFNDCRDVCMESTGKYWFPVHNILEVSCNLVVSHPKFVKAIKGKKTDKKDAQWIADLFKHDLVRGSFIPPKDIRQLRDLCRYWCKLTAYMTGEKNRAQNCLTVSNFKLDDVFSNVFGKSASAITTQLLEHPGESFDVTPFVDGRCKTPIAQIQEAVDGRFEPEQAEKLKIIRNHMDSLERHKADLESLILSIAEKYIPQIELLLTVPGINDAFTAIRILAEIGADMSVFETSKHLCSWAGLTPQNNESAGKKKTTRIGKSGAYIKPLLVQIALASSRSEKYPEVRGKHQALKKRRGGKKATIAIARRLLTAIYQILKKGEAYNPSLYSVADHLPISRQISQEQAVSLLTRMGYILTESILIPVSS
- a CDS encoding phage holin family protein, which translates into the protein MKEVWNWIQVLVAAIGGFFGWFFGGFDGFLYALFVFVVVDYITGVMCAIADKKLSSEVGFKGICKKVLIFAMVGVGHIMDIYLIGNGEVLRTAVIFFYCSNEGVSMLENAAHLGLPIPDKLKAALEQLHGRSDDSTKPGDGA